The segment TGCCGGTCGGGATGCTCCTGCTCGGTCTCGGCTTCGCGGTGTGGGCCGACCCCGCGCGCGTCGCCGACACGGCGAGCGTGCTGCGGATCGGCGACTGGCACCTGCGCTCCGGCGCGTTGCTCATCGGTGCGGCGACCGCGCTGCGCCTGGGCGCGATCCTCGCGCTCGCCTTCATCGGCGGGCTCACGACGACCGGCCCCGACCTCGTGCGGGCCAGCGTACAGCAGTTGCGCGTGCCGTACCGGATCGGATACACCGCGCTGGCCGCGTACCGATTCGTGCCTCGCTTCGGACACGAGCTCGCGGTCATCCGCGCGGCGCATCGGGTGCGCGGACACGCATCCGGCTTCTGGGGCGGACGCGGGCCGATCGCACGGCTGGCCCGCGGATGGGGCTACATCGTGCCGCTGCTGGCCGGCGCCATTCGACACGCTGAGCGCGTGGCGCTGGCGATGGACTCGCGGGCCTTCGGCGCGCATCCGACCAGGACCGAGCGGCACGTCGTGCCCTTCCGTGCCCGCGACGTCGTCTTCATCGTCGCGATGCTCGCGGCTTCGGCGACCCTATTCGTCCTCTTCCTGCGCTGATCCTCCGGGGCGTCAGGAAAGACGACGGCGGTACACGAGCCCGGCGCCCGCGTACG is part of the Microbacterium pseudoresistens genome and harbors:
- a CDS encoding energy-coupling factor transporter transmembrane component T family protein — protein: MTTSPVADPYASAAPVPRHAYLHHLNPLAKVGAVLPAMALLPFTRDLATPAAFLALAYLVLLTGARLSGRVLAILFLAMPVGMLLLGLGFAVWADPARVADTASVLRIGDWHLRSGALLIGAATALRLGAILALAFIGGLTTTGPDLVRASVQQLRVPYRIGYTALAAYRFVPRFGHELAVIRAAHRVRGHASGFWGGRGPIARLARGWGYIVPLLAGAIRHAERVALAMDSRAFGAHPTRTERHVVPFRARDVVFIVAMLAASATLFVLFLR